One genomic region from Rosa rugosa chromosome 1, drRosRugo1.1, whole genome shotgun sequence encodes:
- the LOC133719011 gene encoding receptor-like cytoplasmic kinase 176, giving the protein MVMVGEFLGGAALGAAFGLLFDVVKEAIDKSTTFNSLLKNIKSTLDFLKPVIEKIAQQNMELGLPEEEIKYLIQQMKEGVELVRRSSKVSKWNCMKYHYTDQLVELDGSLRRLLDVLKVQGVRDVKETLVLARKNHDQLVESARDGKETLDLARKNGDQLIESARDGKETLDLTRKINMLVKRIERLVILCPHKGKSRNQTKNRVSRANKRGGRSRFSEAASSRINESHTEGQVLETSNSRFFSFKELETACRNFRPEGLLGEGSFGKVFKGWVDEKTLVPSNVGTGMITAVKKWKPESFQGLEEWKAEVDFLGTLSHPNLVKLMGNCSADNELLLVYEFMQKGSLEVHLFKRTRDIEAVLSWDNRLKIAIGVARALTFLHSLPKQILHRDVKSSNILLDENYNAKLSDFGLAILGPTDGESYIETKVIGTYGYAAPEYVSTGNLYVKSDVYSFGVVLLEILTGLRAIDTNRSFPKQNLVDWAKPLLSHKINLKTFMDAKINGQYSSKEALQTAKVTLKCLASDPKGRPSMKEVVDALEQIQAIKENSKQTELTPTTKSTPRTRLLTWNGRE; this is encoded by the exons atggttatgGTAGGGGAGTTTCTAGGCGGGGCTGCTCTCGGAGCAGCATTCGGGCTGCTGTTTGATGTGGTTAAGGAAGCGATTGATAAGTCTACGACGTTTAATTCCCTCCTCAAGAACATCAAATCCACTCTAGACTTTTTAAAACCGGTGATCGAAAAGATAGCACAGCAGAACATGGAATTGGGTCTCCCGGAGGAGGAGATAAAGTATCTCATACAACAAATGAAGGAGGGCGTTGAGCTCGTTCGTAGGTCATCAAAGGTTAGTAAGTGGAACTGCATGAAGTATCACTACACGGACCAACTTGTGGAACTAGATGGGTCTTTGAGAAGACTGCTTGATGTATTGAAGGTGCAAGGAGTGAGGGATGTGAAGGAGACTCTGGTTTTGGCAAGGAAAAACCATGACCAACTTGTTGAATCGGCAAGGGATGGGAAGGAGACCTTGGATTTGGCGAGGAAAAATGGTGACCAACTTATTGAATCGGCAAGGGATGGGAAGGAGACCTTGGATTTGACGAGGAAAATAAACATGTTGGTCAAGCGAATTGAACGTTTGGTAATCCTTTGTCCTCACAAAG GGAAGTCAAGAAATCAGACCAAGAATAGAGTTTCAAGAGCAAACAAAAGGGGAGGAAGAAGTCGATTTTCGGAGGCAGCAAGTTCAAGGATAAATGAGTCGCATACTGAGGGCCAAGTTTTAGAGACATCCAACTCCAGATTTTTCAGTTTCAAAGAGTTGGAGACTGCTTGTAGGAATTTTCGGCCAGAAGGATTACTTGGTGAGGGAAGTTTTGGAAAGGTTTTCAAGGGTTGGGTGGATGAGAAGACGCTTGTTCCTTCAAATGTTGGCACCGGAATGATCACTGCTGTTAAGAAATGGAAGCCAGAAAGCTTCCAAGGCCTTGAAGAGTGGAAG GCAGAGGTGGACTTTCTAGGAACGCTTTCTCATCCCAACCTTGTTAAACTAATGGGAAACTGCTCAGCGGACAACGAGCTACTCCTTGTCTATGAATTCATGCAGAAAGGAAGCTTGGAGGTCCATCTTTTCAAAA GAACCCGAGACATTGAAGCAGTACTGTCTTGGGACAATAGACTCAAAATAGCTATCGGAGTAGCTCGAGCCTTGACTTTCTTACACAGTTTACCAAAACAAATCTTACACAGAGATGTCAAATCCTCTAATATATTGCTTGATGAG AATTACAATGCAAAACTCTCCGATTTTGGCTTGGCAATATTGGGGCCAACTGATGGAGAATCATATATAGAGACTAAAGTTATTGGCACATATGGTTATGCTGCTCCAGAATATGTTTCAACAG GTAATTTGTACGTGAAGAGCGATGTGTACAGCTTCGGTGTTGTGCTGCTCGAAATTCTGACAGGTCTAAGGGCCATTGATACAAACCGTTCTTTTCCAAAACAGAATTTAGTCGATTGGGCTAAACCACTTCTCTCTCATAAAATAAATTTGAAAACCTTCATGGATGCCAAGATAAATGGCCAATATTCCTCCAAGGAAGCATTACAGACAGCAAAGGTTACCCTAAAATGCCTAGCATCAGATCCTAAAGGTCGTCCTTCGATGAAAGAAGTTGTGGATGCATTGGAGCAGATTCAGGCAATCAAGGAAAACTCAAAACAAACAGAACTTACCCCAACTACAAAATCTACTCCAaggacacgtttacttacttggaatgggagagaatga
- the LOC133719027 gene encoding protein DA1-related 1-like: MGWLTKILKGSSHKGHYHGKYGHERTWDEPRNSVEEDIDCAIALSLSELDQKGKRVIEDESQSEDEEQPAKFESDDDESPAKVESEDDEPPAKVESDHDEPPAKISYEEDDQSAKIQLEEDEQLAMAIQESLKVDSPPRHDTGSIFRPFPFFNPAGSRICAGCKRGIGHGRYLSCVGAVWHPDCFCCHACNLPITDYEFSMSGNHPYHKSCYKEKHHPRCDVCKSFIPTNSAGLIEYRAHPFWLQKYCPSHEHDRTPRCCSCERMEPRDTKYLLLDDGRKLCLECLDSAIMDTHECQPLYLEIQEFYEGLNMKVEQQVPMLLVERQALNEAMEGEKNGHHHLPETRGLCLSEEQTVTTIFRRPKIGAGYRMIDMITEPYRLVRRCEVTAILVLYGLPRLLTGSILAHEMMHAWLRLKGYPNLSPEVEEGICQVLAHMWLDAETYSAPGSDVGTSSSSSSSSSVSSSSSGPSKKGKRSDFEKKLGDFFKHQIESDSSTAYGEGFRQGNQAVLKYGLRRTLDHIQITGSFP; encoded by the exons ATGGGTTGGCTGACTAAGATTCTTAAAGGTTCTAGTCATAAAGGGCACTATCATGGTAAATATGGACATGAAAGAACATGGGATGAGCCTCGAAATTCAGTG GAGGAAGACATAGATTGTGCTATTGCATTGTCCCTTTCGGAACTAGATCAGAAAGGAAAAAGAGTAATTG AGGATGAATCTCAATCAGAGGATGAAGAACAACCTGCTAAATTTGAATCCGATGATGATGAATCACCTGCCAAAGTTGAATCAGAGGATGATGAGCCACCTGCTAAAGTTGAATCAGACCATGACGAACCACCTGCCAAAATTTCATATGAGGAAGATGATCAAAGTGCTAAAATTCAATTGGAGGAAGATGAACAGCTTGCGATGGCTATTCAGGAAAGTTTGAAAGTGGATTCTCCTCCTCGACATGACACTGGCAGTATTTTTCGACCATTTCCATTCTTCAATCCAGCTGGTAGCAG GATATGTGCTGGCTGTAAACGGGGGATTGGCCATGGCCGATACTTGAGTTGTGTTGGTGCTGTTTGGCATCCAGATTGTTTTTGTTGCCATGCTTGCAATCTTCCAATTACTGATTATGAG TTTTCTATGTCTGGGAATCACCCTTACCACAAATCCTGCTACAAGGAGAAGCATCATCCAAGATGTGATGTTTGCAAGAGTTTT ATCCCAACAAACTCAGCTGGTCTTATCGAGTATAGGGCACATCCTTTCTGGCTACAGAAGTACTGCCCCTCTCATGAGCATGATAGGACTCCTCGGTGTTGTAGCTGTGAAAGAATGGAG CCAAGGGACACAAAATATCTGTTACTTGATGATGGTCGAAAGCTATGTCTGGAGTGTCTAGACTCAGCAATTATGGATACTCACGAATGCCAACCCCTATACCTTGAAATACAAGAATTTTACGAAGGTTTAAATATGAAAGTGGAACAGCAAGTTCCAATGCTCTTGGTGGAGAGACAAGCACTAAACGAGGCCATGGAGGGAGAAAAGAAC GGTCATCATCACTTGCCTGAGACTAGAGGACTCTGCTTATCAGAAGAACAGACTGTTACCACT ATTTTTAGGAGGCCGAAGATTGGAGCGGGCTACCGGATGATAGACATGATAACTGAGCCTTATAGACTGGTTCGTCGCTGCGAAGTGACAGCAATTCTCGTATTGTATGGCCTTCCTAG GTTATTGACAGGGTCTATTCTTGCTCATGAGATGATGCATGCATGGCTGCGGCTCAAAG GTTATCCAAATTTGAGCCCAGAGGTTGAAGAAGGTATCTGCCAAGTGCTGGCACATATGTGGCTGGATGCAGAGACGTATTCTGCACCTGGTAGTGATGTTGGAACATCATCGtcgtcttcctcttcttcctcagtGTCCTCTTCTAGTTCGGGACCATCTAAGAAAGGTAAACGGTCCGACTTTGAGAAGAAACTTGGTGACTTTTTTAAACACCAAATCGAGTCAGATTCATCCACAGCTTATGGAGAAGGATTCAGACAAGGTAACCAAGCAGTGCTCAAGTATGGCCTAAGGAGGACCCTTGACCATATTCAAATCACAGGAAGCTTCCCCTGA